A DNA window from Drosophila sechellia strain sech25 chromosome X, ASM438219v1, whole genome shotgun sequence contains the following coding sequences:
- the LOC6615979 gene encoding aspartate, glycine, lysine and serine-rich protein isoform X1 — protein sequence MRIPRPRPHAHHPAGRQKHARTTRSHQLVTRKSRRIARTTSSNVGRSFTTSCKRLKMEKTPRYTQRERNMVLSYAAQYKDVIENKRTDAESNRKKDEVWLQIAKEFNSRVYHQRSAKQLRQLYKNMKLLLKKDLCGEDKSNHSFMDLLNTLSHQESVAQYIAEQLSPEGAGGGGGGGKQGGAGNGGGNGHHADDYDDSKMPLYHEGMDTDVILIKSETISDNEQTDNGMDCLDEDDDDDCLSPKAPEVCLEEEDDVLFPTDLRQLQQVGSSGAAGGGVSAGSLPGNMSSNGITETSRRAASSPVCSTKTSISSSGSYASPPKPDITIQTVGHIRVGSFANINKTLQNGGSGTGAVLSAASNGGTSASGVLPLTAEQVQQHTLLNGLGLSAVNPAQSLQAAINAAYVSAAPTSSVAISSRRTPPTLQLPRLQRGNINNSHHTAGSTSNSAVAANGVQLLLNGGHHAQMTHNHLARDKTGGVAIGAAGSFNGYNGLAVSGTVCGALNSSGSGAGSVGSSANSSGVGLGIGGAHTSGGGGSGSGGTRSQHQELINSLRIEESKRKIDLINAQIEYWQTLTRKLNSQANHMPNPACPCHFPGASVPSPVAVTTASASSPASTNVLQTQASTS from the exons CTTCACGACGTCTTGCAAACGGCTGAAAATGGAGAAGACTCCCCGGTACACGCAGCGGGAGCGAAACATGGTGTTGAGCTACGCGGCGCAGTACAAGGATGTGATCGAGAACAAGCGCACGGACGCGGAGTCCAACCGCAAGAAGGACGAGGTGTGGCTGCAGATCGCCAAGGAGTTCAACTCGCGGGTCTACCACCAGCGCAGCGCCAAGCAGTTGCGCCAGCTGTACAAGAACATGAAGCTGCTGCTCAAGAAGGACCTATGCGGCGAGGACAAGAGCAACCACTCGTTCATGGACCTGCTCAACACGCTGTCGCACCAGGAGTCAGTGGCGCAGTACATTGCCGAGCAGCTGTCGCCGGAGGGCGCGggcggaggcggcggcggcggtaaACAGGGTGGAGCGGGCAACGGAGGCGGAAACGGACACCATGCGGACGACTACGACGACTCCAAG ATGCCCCTCTACCACGAGGGCATGGACACGGACGTGATCCTTATCAAGTCGGAGACGATCAGCGACAACGAGCAGACGGACAATGGTATGGACTGCCTGGACGaggacgatgacgacgactgCTTGAGCCCCAAGGCGCCGGAGGTGTGCctcgaggaggaggacgacgtGCTCTTTCCAACGGACCTGCGCCAGCTGCAGCAGGTGGGATCGTCCGGTGCCGCCGGCGGTGGGGTCTCCGCAGGCTCCCTGCCCGGAAACATGTCCAGCAACGGGATCACCGAAACCAGTCGCCGCGCCGCAAGCTCGCCCGTGTGCTCCACAAAGACTTCGATTAGCTCCAGCGGAAGCTACGCATCGCCGCCCAAGCCGGACATCACTATCCAGACCGTGGGCCACATACGCGTGGGCAGCTTTGCCAACATCAACAAGACGCTGCAGAACGGCGGCTCCGGCACAGGAGCAGTCCTATCAGCGGCCAGCAATGGCGGCACCAGTGCCAGTGGAGTGCTGCCGCTCACAGCGGAGCAAGTGCAGCAGCACACCCTGCTGAACGGCCTGGGATTGTCCGCCGTGAACCCGGCTCAGTCCCTGCAGGCGGCCATCAATGCCGCCTATGTGTCCGCCGCTCCAACTTCGTCGGTCGCCATTAGCAGCCGCCGCACCCCGCCCACTCTGCAGCTGCCACGCCTTCAGCGCGGAAACATCAACAATAGCCACCACACTGCCGGCAGCACAAGCAACTCAGCGGTGGCCGCCAATGGAGTGCAACTGCTGCTCAACGGCGGCCACCACGCACAGATGACGCACAACCATCTGGCGCGGGACAAGACGGGCGGCGTGGCCATCGGGGCGGCGGGCAGTTTCAACGGCTACAACGGACTGGCAGTGTCGGGCACGGTGTGCGGCGCCTTGAACAGCAGCGGATCCGGAGCCGGAAGCGTCGGGAGCAGTGCCAACAGCAGCGGCGTGGGCCTGGGAATCGGCGGGGCACACACGTCAGGCGGCGGAGGAAGTGGCAGCGGTGGGACGAGGAGCCAGCACCAGGAGCTGATCAATTCGCTGAGGATCGAGGAGAGCAAGCGGAAAATCGACCTGATCAACGCCCAAATCGAATACTGGCAGACGCTCACCCGCAAGTTGAACAGTCAGGCGAATCACATGCCTAATCCCGCGTGCCCGTGCCACTTCCCCGGAGCCAGTGTACCCTCGCCCGTCGCCGTGACCACCGCTAGTGCCTCATCGCCCGCATCCACCAATGTCTTGCAGACGCAGGCCAGCACCAGCTAG
- the LOC6615979 gene encoding aspartate, glycine, lysine and serine-rich protein isoform X2 — translation MEKTPRYTQRERNMVLSYAAQYKDVIENKRTDAESNRKKDEVWLQIAKEFNSRVYHQRSAKQLRQLYKNMKLLLKKDLCGEDKSNHSFMDLLNTLSHQESVAQYIAEQLSPEGAGGGGGGGKQGGAGNGGGNGHHADDYDDSKMPLYHEGMDTDVILIKSETISDNEQTDNGMDCLDEDDDDDCLSPKAPEVCLEEEDDVLFPTDLRQLQQVGSSGAAGGGVSAGSLPGNMSSNGITETSRRAASSPVCSTKTSISSSGSYASPPKPDITIQTVGHIRVGSFANINKTLQNGGSGTGAVLSAASNGGTSASGVLPLTAEQVQQHTLLNGLGLSAVNPAQSLQAAINAAYVSAAPTSSVAISSRRTPPTLQLPRLQRGNINNSHHTAGSTSNSAVAANGVQLLLNGGHHAQMTHNHLARDKTGGVAIGAAGSFNGYNGLAVSGTVCGALNSSGSGAGSVGSSANSSGVGLGIGGAHTSGGGGSGSGGTRSQHQELINSLRIEESKRKIDLINAQIEYWQTLTRKLNSQANHMPNPACPCHFPGASVPSPVAVTTASASSPASTNVLQTQASTS, via the exons ATGGAGAAGACTCCCCGGTACACGCAGCGGGAGCGAAACATGGTGTTGAGCTACGCGGCGCAGTACAAGGATGTGATCGAGAACAAGCGCACGGACGCGGAGTCCAACCGCAAGAAGGACGAGGTGTGGCTGCAGATCGCCAAGGAGTTCAACTCGCGGGTCTACCACCAGCGCAGCGCCAAGCAGTTGCGCCAGCTGTACAAGAACATGAAGCTGCTGCTCAAGAAGGACCTATGCGGCGAGGACAAGAGCAACCACTCGTTCATGGACCTGCTCAACACGCTGTCGCACCAGGAGTCAGTGGCGCAGTACATTGCCGAGCAGCTGTCGCCGGAGGGCGCGggcggaggcggcggcggcggtaaACAGGGTGGAGCGGGCAACGGAGGCGGAAACGGACACCATGCGGACGACTACGACGACTCCAAG ATGCCCCTCTACCACGAGGGCATGGACACGGACGTGATCCTTATCAAGTCGGAGACGATCAGCGACAACGAGCAGACGGACAATGGTATGGACTGCCTGGACGaggacgatgacgacgactgCTTGAGCCCCAAGGCGCCGGAGGTGTGCctcgaggaggaggacgacgtGCTCTTTCCAACGGACCTGCGCCAGCTGCAGCAGGTGGGATCGTCCGGTGCCGCCGGCGGTGGGGTCTCCGCAGGCTCCCTGCCCGGAAACATGTCCAGCAACGGGATCACCGAAACCAGTCGCCGCGCCGCAAGCTCGCCCGTGTGCTCCACAAAGACTTCGATTAGCTCCAGCGGAAGCTACGCATCGCCGCCCAAGCCGGACATCACTATCCAGACCGTGGGCCACATACGCGTGGGCAGCTTTGCCAACATCAACAAGACGCTGCAGAACGGCGGCTCCGGCACAGGAGCAGTCCTATCAGCGGCCAGCAATGGCGGCACCAGTGCCAGTGGAGTGCTGCCGCTCACAGCGGAGCAAGTGCAGCAGCACACCCTGCTGAACGGCCTGGGATTGTCCGCCGTGAACCCGGCTCAGTCCCTGCAGGCGGCCATCAATGCCGCCTATGTGTCCGCCGCTCCAACTTCGTCGGTCGCCATTAGCAGCCGCCGCACCCCGCCCACTCTGCAGCTGCCACGCCTTCAGCGCGGAAACATCAACAATAGCCACCACACTGCCGGCAGCACAAGCAACTCAGCGGTGGCCGCCAATGGAGTGCAACTGCTGCTCAACGGCGGCCACCACGCACAGATGACGCACAACCATCTGGCGCGGGACAAGACGGGCGGCGTGGCCATCGGGGCGGCGGGCAGTTTCAACGGCTACAACGGACTGGCAGTGTCGGGCACGGTGTGCGGCGCCTTGAACAGCAGCGGATCCGGAGCCGGAAGCGTCGGGAGCAGTGCCAACAGCAGCGGCGTGGGCCTGGGAATCGGCGGGGCACACACGTCAGGCGGCGGAGGAAGTGGCAGCGGTGGGACGAGGAGCCAGCACCAGGAGCTGATCAATTCGCTGAGGATCGAGGAGAGCAAGCGGAAAATCGACCTGATCAACGCCCAAATCGAATACTGGCAGACGCTCACCCGCAAGTTGAACAGTCAGGCGAATCACATGCCTAATCCCGCGTGCCCGTGCCACTTCCCCGGAGCCAGTGTACCCTCGCCCGTCGCCGTGACCACCGCTAGTGCCTCATCGCCCGCATCCACCAATGTCTTGCAGACGCAGGCCAGCACCAGCTAG
- the LOC6615980 gene encoding RILP-like protein homolog → MPGFHLNEMGEMVLDAIDDIGVVDVYDLASDIGKEYERIMDRFGTDAVSGLMPKIINTLELLEALATKNERENATIQELRDKVAQLESEKLEKAEFRRRFDKELELIEEQWRSETNELVDLVSSLQDENKRLVKQTQDLQSSSAQSSGLGASLTESIISMTNHELHGALSDTQVLQRLKEQIYKQRDELKHRERELADKYSELEHLNIQAERLKASERDTRRRHKLMQAQVKTLCEERADFLAQLQDQNREINQLRKRLGLAEKENEDLVASYDDGQNDPNRPRYTTRELKELISERDELLTTIDTLNEQLAELKPPSQAKGKRQRHFSSSDDSDEDDDGHVADNDDDDDEEEAAAEANELEPPAAGETPPGHDAPVQGPLPYEPDDAPWKKSSESGIRKFFRKLFSDPSDGSNTFPKRSLATLSKMALSATPGSVSASAAANLGNSLYLTLSLAIHLLRLSCTYIVYTLDCCVLVILSCYAILFT, encoded by the exons ATGCCCGGTTTTCACCTCAATGAGATGGGTGAAATGGTCCTGGACGCCATCGACGACATCGGCGTGGTCGATGTGTACGACTTGGCCTCTGACATTGGCAAGGAGTACGAGCGGATCATGGACCGCTTCGGCACGGACGCCGTCAGCGGGCTGATGCCCAAGATCATCAACACCCTGGAGCTGCTGGAGGCGCTGGCCACGAAGAACGAGCGCGAGAACGCCACCATCCAGGAGCTGCGCGATAAGGTGGCCCAGCTGGAGAGCGAGAAGTTGGAGAAGGCCGAGTTCCGGCGGCGGTTCGacaaggagctggagctgaTCGAGGAGCAGTGGCGCAGCGAGACCAACGAGCTGGTCGATCTCGTCTCCTCACTGCAGGACGAGAACAAGCGGCTGGTGAAGCAGACGCAGGATCTCCAGTCCTCGTCCGCCCAGAGCTCCGGCCTGGGGGCCAGTCTCACCGAGAGCATTATCAGCATGACCAACCACGAGCTGCACGGCGCTCTTTCGGATACTCAAGTGCTGCAACGGCTCAAGGAGCAGATATACAAGCAGCGCGACGAGTTGAAGCACCGCGAGCGGGAGCTGGCGGACAAGTACAGCGAGCTGGAGCAC CTCAATATCCAGGCAGAGCGGCTGAAGGCATCAGAGCGAGACACCCGGCGCCGCCACAAGCTGATGCAGGCCCAAGTGAAGACGCTGTGCGAGGAGCGCGCCGACTTTCTTGCCCAGCTGCAGGACCAGAACCGCGAGATCAACCAACTGCGCAAGCGGTTGGGCCTGGCCGAAAAGGAGAACGAGGACTTGGTGGCTTCGTACGACGATGGCCAGAACGATCCCAACCGGCCGCGGTACACCACGCGCGAGCTGAAAGAGTTGATTAGCGAGCGCGATGAGCTGCTGACCACCATCGACACCCTCAACGAGCAGCTGGCGGAGCTAAAGCCACCAAGCCAGGCGAAGGGCAAGCGGCAGCGCCACTTCTCCAGCTCCGACGACAGCGATGAGGACGACGATGGTCACGTGGCGGACaacgacgatgacgacgacgaggaggaggcggcTGCCGAGGCGAACGAGCTGGAGCCACCAGCGGCCGGAGAAAC GCCACCTGGACACGATGCGCCCGTGCAGGGACCTTTGCCCTACGAGCCGGACGATGCGCCCTGGAAGAAGAGCTCCGAGTCGGGAATACGCAAATT CTTCCGGAAGCTGTTCTCGGACCCGTCGGACGGCAGCAACACATTCCCGAAACGTTCCTTGGCCACGCTCTCCAAGATGGCTCTGTCGGCCACGCCCGGTTCCGTTTCCGCCTCCGCAGCGGCGAA TTTAGGCAACAGCCTGTATCTGACCCTGTCCCTCGCCATTCACCTGCTCCGCCTGAGCTGTACATACATAGTTTACACACTCGATTGCTGTGTCCTCGTAATTCTAAGTTGTTATGCGATTTTGTTTACGTAA